A region from the Gossypium hirsutum isolate 1008001.06 chromosome A08, Gossypium_hirsutum_v2.1, whole genome shotgun sequence genome encodes:
- the LOC107927011 gene encoding myosin-11 isoform X5 has translation MLLNLVAQKQLPLKLLELFCLLAESKLQALMISVIPDDGGKPIKTLEKATVQDGNCRWENPLYETVKFVREPKTGKINERIYHFILSTGVEKGGSVGEVSVDFAVYAEANRTFTVSLPLNNSNSKAILHVSIQRLHENADQREVEETEDASFKLQERSLKAHLSNGYEDESIKKDLIEDASFSKTTHNVELRGNHKGSDGSDITISSSNSSSELDTPRELGMKDDNVKNEWSAGSDHGMSTEDSNSSQDNFPRENCQHGSDSEIEKLKNEINALSRQVDVSDMELQTLRKLIVKESKRGQDLSREVVTLKEERDALKLECNRLKAFQKQKNDAKLNNRLQFQNGDPWVLVQEIREELKYEKDLNSNLRLQLQKTQESNAELILAVQDLEEMLDAKNMEMPNTPNKSGSHGSSKELRGTISRSDRDENGYKRASEHLVKEHRGTKETSLLEQKVMDLNSELEIYKRDKDELEAQMEQLALDYEILKQENHDISYKLEQTRLREQLKIQYECPSSSATINELENQIECLQRELSKQSKEFSGSLATINELETHIRSLEEELEKQAKVFERDLGSVTQNKVEQEQRAIRAEEALQMTRLKNANTAEKLQEEFKKLSMQMASTFDANEKVATNALVEANELRLQRNQLEELLKKAKEELQSVTEDYEAKLCDLSNLVKLKSNQIEQMLEEIDDKSKQLEHQKKHVEEVSGAFSKEISRLKAEIDKLTTEKKCLCEQAEQMESLKLELEHTKALVQGTEEQMQSGNLERNNLVSAIALMKKEATKSEEELQRMRHLKEEKDASIESLLSELDTLKAQCDKLKHSVFEDEIEKEKLRKQVVQLKTDLKKKEDAFTGMEKKLKESNRRGVVSDGTRTPLRNNKSAVVPHSLKEVASLRETIKLLEGQIKLKEAALETSTNVFLEKEKDLQKKIDELENKLNEYNTGFCSYQLQKLQVFKDTKEVTSNVKACISKENGYAVPFVKSSDGGNHDELMAELTSLKERNKSMENELKDMQERYSDISLKFAEVEGERQQLVMTVRNLMNAKKS, from the exons ATGCTACTCAA CCTCGTCGCTCAAAAACAACTTCCTTTGAAGCTGCTTGAACTATTTTGCTTG TTGGCAGAGTCAAAATTGCAAGCATTGATGATATCAGTAATTCCTGACGATGGGGGAAAACCGATAAAAACATTAGAAAAGGCGACAGTTCAGGACGGAAACTGTCGATGGGAGAATCCACTTTACGAGACCGTTAAATTTGTTAGGGAGCCAAAAACTGGAAAGATCAAtgaaagaatctatcattttattttatcaaca GGTGTGGAAAAAGGAGGTTCGGTGGGGGAAGTTTCAGTTGATTTTGCTGTTTATGCTGAGGCAAATAGAACTTTCACCGTTTCTCTTCCATTAAATAATTCAAACTCTAAAGCAATTTTGCAT GTCTCAATACAGAGGTTGCATGAAAATGCTGATCAAAG AGAGGTGGAAGAAACTGAAGATGCAAGTTTTAAATTGCAAGAGAGGAGCTTGAAGGCCCACTTGAGCAATGGTTATGAAGATGAAAGCATTAAGAAGGATCTCATTGAA GATGCATCTTTCAGCAAAACCACCCACAATGTTGAATTGCGTGGAAATCATAAAGGATCTGATGGATCTGATATTACCATTTCAAGTTCTAATAGTAGCTCTGAACTTGATACTCCACGAGAACTTGGAATGAAGGATGACAATGTAAAGAATGAGTGGTCGGCAGGTTCTGATCACGGAATGAGTACTGAAGACTCCAACAGTTCCCAGGACAACTTTCCACGAGAAAATTGCCAACATGGTTCAGATAGTGAGATTGAAAAGCTCAAGAATGAGATCAATGCTTTGTCCAGACAAGTGGATGTGTCAGATATGGAATTGCAGACTCTGAGGAAGCTAATTGTAAAGGAGAGCAAAAGGGGGCAGGATCTCTCACGGGAAGTTGTTACTTTGAAAGAAGAAAGAGATGCACTCAAATTAGAATGTAATAGACTGAAGGCCTTTCAGAAGCAAAAGAATGATGCAAAACTAAACAACAGGCTGCAGTTTCAGAATGGGGATCCCTGGGTTCTGGTTCAAGAAATCAGAGAAGAGCTGAAATATGAGAAGGACCTGAATTCCAATCTTCGGTTACAACTGCAGAAGACACAGGAATCAAATGCTGAGTTAATCCTTGCTGTACAAGACCTAGAAGAAATGTTGGATGCAAAGAACATGGAGATGCCCAACACTCCCAACAAATCAGGGTCCCATGGCAGTTCTAAAGAATTGAGAGGCACCATCTCAAGAAGTGACAGAGATGAGAATGGATATAAGAGGGCATCGGAACATCTTGTTAAAGAACACAGAGGCACCAAGGAAACCTCTCTCCTGGAGCAGAAGGTCATGGATCTCAACAGTGAGTTGGAGATCTACAAGAGAGATAAAGATGAGCTCGAGGCACAAATGGAGCAGCTGGCACTTGACTATGAAATACTGAAGCAGGAAAATCATGACATCTCATACAAATTAGAGCAAACCCGGCTGCGAGAACAACTGAAGATACAGTATGAGTGCCCATCTTCTTCCGCTACTATAAATGAACTCGAGAACCAAATTGAATGCTTGCAAAGGGAACTCAGCAAGCAATCAAAAGAATTCTCCGGCTCTTTGGCGACTATAAATGAACTCGAAACCCACATCAGAAGCTTGGAGGAGGAGTTAGAAAAACAGGCAAAAGTGTTTGAAAGGGATCTAGGATCTGTCACACAAAACAAAGTTGAGCAGGAGCAAAGAGCTATTAGAGCTGAGGAAGCCTTACAAATGACAAGATTGAAGAATGCAAATACAGCTGAAAAGCTACAAGAGGAATTTAAAAAACTCTCCATGCAGATGGCCTCAACATTTGATGCAAATGAGAAGGTGGCTACAAATGCTCTAGTTGAAGCTAATGAACTCCGCTTGCAGAGAAATCAGCTGGAAGAACTGCTCAAGAAAGCTAAGGAAGAGCTCCAATCAGTTACTGAGGATTATGAAGCGAAACTCTGTGACCTTTCCAATCTAGTAAAGTTAAAATCAAATCAGATAGAGCAGATGTTGGAGGAAATTGATGACAAATCTAAGCAGCTTGAACACCAAAAGAAGCATGTGGAAGAAGTTAGTGGGGCTTTTTCTAAGGAGATCAGTAGGCTAAAAGCTGAGATTGACAAGCTGACTACCGAAAAGAAATGCCTATGTGAACAAGCTGAGCAGATGGAAAGCTTGAAACTTGAGTTGGAACATACAAAAGCACTTGTCCAAGGAACTGAAGAGCAGATGCAAAGTggaaatttagaaagaaataatcTAGTGAGTGCGATTGCTTTGATGAAAAAGGAAGCAACTAAGTCAGAGGAGGAGTTGCAGAGAATGAGGCATTTGAAGGAAGAGAAAGATGCATCAATTGAATCCTTACTATCAGAGCTGGACACCCTCAAAGCTCAGTGCGATAAATTGAAACATTCTGTGTTTGAGGATGAAATAGAGAAAGAAAAACTCAGGAAGCAAGTAGTTCAATTAAAGACTGACCTTAAGAAGAAGGAAGATGCATTTACTGGAATGGAAAAGAAGTTGAAAGAGAGCAATAGAAGAGGAGTTGTTTCTGATGGAACAAGAACACCATTAAGAAACAATAAATCTGCCGTGGTTCCTCACAGTCTTAAAGAGGTCGCAAGCCTGAGGGAGACAATAAAGTTGCTTGAG GGACAAATAAAGTTGAAGGAAGCTGCTTTGGAAACATCCACAAATGTCTTTTTGGAAAAGGAAAAGGATCTTCAGAAGAAAATTGATGAGTTAGAAAACAAACTCAATGAGTACAACACTGGTTTCTGCAGTTACCAACTTCAAAAG ttGCAGGTATTTAAAGACACTAAGGAGGTTACATCAAATGTGAAAGCATGCATATCGAAAGAAAATGGATATGCAGTGCCCTTCGTGAAAAG
- the LOC107927011 gene encoding myosin-11 isoform X4 translates to MFKSVRWRSDKDRIKAVFKLQFHATQLAESKLQALMISVIPDDGGKPIKTLEKATVQDGNCRWENPLYETVKFVREPKTGKINERIYHFILSTGVEKGGSVGEVSVDFAVYAEANRTFTVSLPLNNSNSKAILHVSIQRLHENADQREVEETEDASFKLQERSLKAHLSNGYEDESIKKDLIEDASFSKTTHNVELRGNHKGSDGSDITISSSNSSSELDTPRELGMKDDNVKNEWSAGSDHGMSTEDSNSSQDNFPRENCQHGSDSEIEKLKNEINALSRQVDVSDMELQTLRKLIVKESKRGQDLSREVVTLKEERDALKLECNRLKAFQKQKNDAKLNNRLQFQNGDPWVLVQEIREELKYEKDLNSNLRLQLQKTQESNAELILAVQDLEEMLDAKNMEMPNTPNKSGSHGSSKELRGTISRSDRDENGYKRASEHLVKEHRGTKETSLLEQKVMDLNSELEIYKRDKDELEAQMEQLALDYEILKQENHDISYKLEQTRLREQLKIQYECPSSSATINELENQIECLQRELSKQSKEFSGSLATINELETHIRSLEEELEKQAKVFERDLGSVTQNKVEQEQRAIRAEEALQMTRLKNANTAEKLQEEFKKLSMQMASTFDANEKVATNALVEANELRLQRNQLEELLKKAKEELQSVTEDYEAKLCDLSNLVKLKSNQIEQMLEEIDDKSKQLEHQKKHVEEVSGAFSKEISRLKAEIDKLTTEKKCLCEQAEQMESLKLELEHTKALVQGTEEQMQSGNLERNNLVSAIALMKKEATKSEEELQRMRHLKEEKDASIESLLSELDTLKAQCDKLKHSVFEDEIEKEKLRKQVVQLKTDLKKKEDAFTGMEKKLKESNRRGVVSDGTRTPLRNNKSAVVPHSLKEVASLRETIKLLEGQIKLKEAALETSTNVFLEKEKDLQKKIDELENKLNEYNTGFCSYQLQKVFKDTKEVTSNVKACISKENGYAVPFVKSDGGNHDELMAELTSLKERNKSMENELKDMQERYSDISLKFAEVEGERQQLVMTVRNLMNAKKS, encoded by the exons ATGTTTAAGTCGGTGAGATGGAGGAGCGACAAGGACAGGATCAAAGCTGTCTTCAAGTTGCAGTTCCATGCTACTCAA TTGGCAGAGTCAAAATTGCAAGCATTGATGATATCAGTAATTCCTGACGATGGGGGAAAACCGATAAAAACATTAGAAAAGGCGACAGTTCAGGACGGAAACTGTCGATGGGAGAATCCACTTTACGAGACCGTTAAATTTGTTAGGGAGCCAAAAACTGGAAAGATCAAtgaaagaatctatcattttattttatcaaca GGTGTGGAAAAAGGAGGTTCGGTGGGGGAAGTTTCAGTTGATTTTGCTGTTTATGCTGAGGCAAATAGAACTTTCACCGTTTCTCTTCCATTAAATAATTCAAACTCTAAAGCAATTTTGCAT GTCTCAATACAGAGGTTGCATGAAAATGCTGATCAAAG AGAGGTGGAAGAAACTGAAGATGCAAGTTTTAAATTGCAAGAGAGGAGCTTGAAGGCCCACTTGAGCAATGGTTATGAAGATGAAAGCATTAAGAAGGATCTCATTGAA GATGCATCTTTCAGCAAAACCACCCACAATGTTGAATTGCGTGGAAATCATAAAGGATCTGATGGATCTGATATTACCATTTCAAGTTCTAATAGTAGCTCTGAACTTGATACTCCACGAGAACTTGGAATGAAGGATGACAATGTAAAGAATGAGTGGTCGGCAGGTTCTGATCACGGAATGAGTACTGAAGACTCCAACAGTTCCCAGGACAACTTTCCACGAGAAAATTGCCAACATGGTTCAGATAGTGAGATTGAAAAGCTCAAGAATGAGATCAATGCTTTGTCCAGACAAGTGGATGTGTCAGATATGGAATTGCAGACTCTGAGGAAGCTAATTGTAAAGGAGAGCAAAAGGGGGCAGGATCTCTCACGGGAAGTTGTTACTTTGAAAGAAGAAAGAGATGCACTCAAATTAGAATGTAATAGACTGAAGGCCTTTCAGAAGCAAAAGAATGATGCAAAACTAAACAACAGGCTGCAGTTTCAGAATGGGGATCCCTGGGTTCTGGTTCAAGAAATCAGAGAAGAGCTGAAATATGAGAAGGACCTGAATTCCAATCTTCGGTTACAACTGCAGAAGACACAGGAATCAAATGCTGAGTTAATCCTTGCTGTACAAGACCTAGAAGAAATGTTGGATGCAAAGAACATGGAGATGCCCAACACTCCCAACAAATCAGGGTCCCATGGCAGTTCTAAAGAATTGAGAGGCACCATCTCAAGAAGTGACAGAGATGAGAATGGATATAAGAGGGCATCGGAACATCTTGTTAAAGAACACAGAGGCACCAAGGAAACCTCTCTCCTGGAGCAGAAGGTCATGGATCTCAACAGTGAGTTGGAGATCTACAAGAGAGATAAAGATGAGCTCGAGGCACAAATGGAGCAGCTGGCACTTGACTATGAAATACTGAAGCAGGAAAATCATGACATCTCATACAAATTAGAGCAAACCCGGCTGCGAGAACAACTGAAGATACAGTATGAGTGCCCATCTTCTTCCGCTACTATAAATGAACTCGAGAACCAAATTGAATGCTTGCAAAGGGAACTCAGCAAGCAATCAAAAGAATTCTCCGGCTCTTTGGCGACTATAAATGAACTCGAAACCCACATCAGAAGCTTGGAGGAGGAGTTAGAAAAACAGGCAAAAGTGTTTGAAAGGGATCTAGGATCTGTCACACAAAACAAAGTTGAGCAGGAGCAAAGAGCTATTAGAGCTGAGGAAGCCTTACAAATGACAAGATTGAAGAATGCAAATACAGCTGAAAAGCTACAAGAGGAATTTAAAAAACTCTCCATGCAGATGGCCTCAACATTTGATGCAAATGAGAAGGTGGCTACAAATGCTCTAGTTGAAGCTAATGAACTCCGCTTGCAGAGAAATCAGCTGGAAGAACTGCTCAAGAAAGCTAAGGAAGAGCTCCAATCAGTTACTGAGGATTATGAAGCGAAACTCTGTGACCTTTCCAATCTAGTAAAGTTAAAATCAAATCAGATAGAGCAGATGTTGGAGGAAATTGATGACAAATCTAAGCAGCTTGAACACCAAAAGAAGCATGTGGAAGAAGTTAGTGGGGCTTTTTCTAAGGAGATCAGTAGGCTAAAAGCTGAGATTGACAAGCTGACTACCGAAAAGAAATGCCTATGTGAACAAGCTGAGCAGATGGAAAGCTTGAAACTTGAGTTGGAACATACAAAAGCACTTGTCCAAGGAACTGAAGAGCAGATGCAAAGTggaaatttagaaagaaataatcTAGTGAGTGCGATTGCTTTGATGAAAAAGGAAGCAACTAAGTCAGAGGAGGAGTTGCAGAGAATGAGGCATTTGAAGGAAGAGAAAGATGCATCAATTGAATCCTTACTATCAGAGCTGGACACCCTCAAAGCTCAGTGCGATAAATTGAAACATTCTGTGTTTGAGGATGAAATAGAGAAAGAAAAACTCAGGAAGCAAGTAGTTCAATTAAAGACTGACCTTAAGAAGAAGGAAGATGCATTTACTGGAATGGAAAAGAAGTTGAAAGAGAGCAATAGAAGAGGAGTTGTTTCTGATGGAACAAGAACACCATTAAGAAACAATAAATCTGCCGTGGTTCCTCACAGTCTTAAAGAGGTCGCAAGCCTGAGGGAGACAATAAAGTTGCTTGAG GGACAAATAAAGTTGAAGGAAGCTGCTTTGGAAACATCCACAAATGTCTTTTTGGAAAAGGAAAAGGATCTTCAGAAGAAAATTGATGAGTTAGAAAACAAACTCAATGAGTACAACACTGGTTTCTGCAGTTACCAACTTCAAAAG GTATTTAAAGACACTAAGGAGGTTACATCAAATGTGAAAGCATGCATATCGAAAGAAAATGGATATGCAGTGCCCTTCGTGAAAAG